A window of Halobacillus naozhouensis genomic DNA:
AATTGTCCCTTGAGATAATCCGGAGTCTTGCTCCAGTTCGCTGATAAAGTTTACGACATGGATTGTTTTAATTTGATCGACACGTTTATCACCGAAGGCAGGTAAAATATGATTTCTCAGATTTCCTTTGTAAGTTTCGAGTGTTTGTGCACCTAGATTCCTTTGAGCATACTTAATCTCCCAATCTTCAACGAAATCTTTTAATTTCAGTTTACCTGGAGATATATATTCTCCTGCTTCAACTTCAATTTTAAATTTGACTAATTCATCATTTAAATGGTTTTCCAGTTTTCGCTTGGTCTTAAGCAACGATTCGTCAACTTGGATGGTTTTCCGTTTTCTCTTACGCCTTCCTTTACCGTCGTAGCCTAACTCAACAGTTAATAGGAAAGATTTCTTTCCTCTACATTCGTAGCTCGCCATTAATTATAACCTCCTTACTTTTAACATAGCTCATAAGCTTTCTTATTCGCGGTACAACTCTCGTTTACTGCTGTTATGTATCTTCGCCTGATTTGATCAAGCCGTTCTTTACATAATTTTTCCCTCACTTTAAAATCATGTGACCATCTTTCTATGATATCTGTATCTTCTATGTCGTATCTTCTAATCATGTGATAGGGGAGAGCTGCATAAAGGGTAAAATGTTTTGCATCTCTTTCTTGTAGCTCTCTAAATGCTTCTGGCATCATAGTCTGTTTGCCAACATGCCGCACTGCATGGCATAACTCATGGAAGAACTGTTCACGCTGAATTAATTTATTTAGATTAGAGTTAAGGACTATTTCTTTGTACCGACCAAAACGTGTATAACGTGTCTCTAAAGGCTTATAGTGGATAAAGATTTCAAATTGCATGGCTATTTTTCTTGCTTTTAGATCTACAGGGTAGAGGAAATTACGTTTTATGTACCACTGAGACACCCAATCTTCTAGGGCAGTTGTCGTAAATTGTGGGAAATTCATACTAGTCACCTTCCTTAAGGATATTATAGGAACAAATGTTCGTAATATGCAAATGAAAAAGGCGCGTTACTAAGTAACGCGCCTGATTTGCTTAAGCTTATCTATCAATTATCCTGCCTATTATTAAATAAAGAAAAGCTGGAGACCACTTTATTATTGTACCCATGCTTAATAAGAATAATATTTTTAACAAGTTTTATACATCTTTTTGAATTATTGTGTCCAATCAAAATGAGAGATTAGCTATTAAAAAATTAACCATCAAACCCCCAATCATTCTGGCATTCATAACCTTACTAAATCTTTCTGAAATGTCTAGTAATGAGTTTGAAGGCAATGCTCGTTTCCTCTTTAACTTGGTGGTCGAAAGTCAATAATATAGGATATCCCCTTGCTTCTATACTACTATCCCATTAGCTTATATAGAATATATAAGCAACGAATAATCGGATCATAAATAACCGGACTAAGGGCTTCTCACATCCTCTATGTAACAAGTTTATAACTAATTAAATTTATCATTTTATGAATATCTATTCTCGGTTTTAGGGTTAATAAGCTCATGTAGATTTAATAGTTTTTTTTCTGCTTCTGTATCAAAAATAGAACAAATAACTATATAATTTCCTTCTAAACTATTTGTATATAAGATACCTTCTTCATCACAAAAAATATATCCACTAACCCTATCGCTGAATTTAAACTTTTCAATTTTGAAATTAGGCTTTTCATCATTTAAAAAAAATAATGTTTCGTCAAAACCTTCATTTGAAATTTCAAATGTTTCTCTTTTTCTTTTAGCAGCAGATAGTGGAAAGAATTGATAGATGCTCCATCTTTCAATACTATTAAAGCTCTTCAAGTAATTATATATATCATATATGGCATTTTTATTTTGTTTAGTTAGTATAGTGTTTATTTTAAGTTTTGTATTTATGTTATTTTTATCTAAAGTCTTAAGAACGGAATTAACCTTAGTAAAGAGTTTTTTTGATTTTCTGAATTCATTATATTCTTCACCAATGCTGTCAAGTGATATTCCTATTAAATCTACATACTTATCTATAAAATCATGGTCATTTAATCTAATAGCTATTCCATTAGTATCTACTTGTGTAAAAAGATTATTTTCTTTCGCAAGTATACATGAATTTCTAAAACTCTTTTTACTAAACGCATCACCACCTCCAAAGGTTATTACATCAAAATTTAGTAATATAGCCTTTTTTATTATCTCGTACGTTTTGTCCTGTATTTTTTTATGATGGAAATTCACATAACAAAAATCGCAAGAGAGATTGCAACTTTGATTATAAGTCATAATAAGCCTTCTCATTATTTAATCACCTCTTTAAACGACAGTGCATACTTCCAACAATTGTTAAAGTGGCTTTTGAGGATATTATAATTACGGTTATCACAGTTAAATTCAATAGCAATAAAATTATTTTCAATCCTGTCTGCAATCTTACCTAGATGATATGGATCATAAATCATGTATTTATCTGTAAAAAATAATGAACAATAAACTTGGTCAGTAAATTTTATTTCTAGATTTTCATATCTTTTCATTAATTTTATTATGTTTTCAATATCTAATTTTCGATCAGCCCCTTCAACGTTATTCATTTCATTTCTAATCGATTTATTATCGCAATAGGGATTTATTAATAATACACGAAAATGAATACCTTCATCTAACTTTTCTTTAATATTCTTCCAATGTCTATCAGTAGGAATATCTAAATAGGACTTACCAGTTTCAGCGATTAAATGCATCTCATTTGATTTGTCTATGGCTTTGGCAGTCTCGGAATTCCTAACGCTTTTTGATTCGTTGTTATTCATAAAATATTGGTTTGTAATCCCGTGATTTTCGATTTGTTTAATTTTTTGCTCTCTTTTAGTTGCTTGTTTTATTATAGGATTATACTCTTTATGTTTAATAAAAATTTCCAAAGTTAGTATAATAATTGCTACAACTAAAACCCACCAGTATAATTTTTCGCTTAATAGGATATTAATCAATACTACAGAGCAACTAAACAATATTACTTCCGATATTTTATTAATTTTATAAAGGTTAATTATTCCTCTTTTATTCATATACTAATCCTCGCTTTAATTTCTTATAGATGAATTTATGCACAAATGGATACATTCTTTTAAAAATGTTTCAAAATACTAATTCGGAACTTTTGATATCCTTACATTAATTATTAGATTCAATAAACGAATATATTCTTTGACAAAGTTCTTTGGACTCGTCTGATAGATCTTCAAAAGTATTAGTATGGTGTACAACTTTTTTACAGAAGTTAAGCTTGTCAGATACAGTACCAGATGAGGAGTTATATTTACCTTTCCTTTGTTTATCCTCTAAATTGTTTTCAATAAAAGACCCAAGATAAGCATTTTTATAGTCAGCATAGGAGAAGTCGGTTTTAAAATCTAAACCTTCAGGGCTTTTTCCTTCATAATCTGCTACAACTTTTAATAGGATATCTTTCGTTATCAGATTTTCAATTTCCCTGCAGCTCAAGCAAAAATAGTCATCGCCTAGAGCCTCATTTAACTTCGCTTGTCTTTCATTTTTTCCCTCTCCATCTTGATCAGTTATTAAAAATATTTTTTTAGTGATCTCTTTAAAAGATATTGATTTAAAAGCCTTCTCCTTGGGAGTATCATCTTCATCTAAAAAGGACCAGTGAGTAATATTTCCTCCACTATATTCAATGAAAGAATAATGTTGATCCTCTCTGTAATATTTGGATATGTCACCTTGAAACAGATGCATTTGGTATAGTTTTAGGAAGTGACGTATATAGTATCTATCTGTAATCCCCTCAACCCAAATTGTGCAGTTAGATAGGAATACTGAAGAATCTTTTACTCCTAACATTTCAAGTGTTGACGTCTCTTCGTTGTTTACATTCACAACATTGAATTTAGGAGTTTTCTCATTACTACCGTCATCTTTTAACTCTTTATTAAATGTGTAAATTGATATTTGGTCAATGTCTAATGTTAAATCTAAAAAATGATTGGAGTGAGTTGTTAAAAAGTATTGATGAGGTGCAAGTTCATTACTCATAAAAGTTTCTAGAAGTGTTCTTTGCATTCCAGGATGAAGGAACATTTCAGGTTCTTCGATAAATAATAACAGGTTTTCATCTTTGTACTTAAATAAAGGGAAAGTCATAATTATGATTGATTGAATTCCGTCCCCCAGGTCATATATTGGCCTCTCATTCTCTGTACCTATTTTCACATTAACAACATCCGAGTGAATTGAAGGAATCAAGCTAATATTTTCACCACTAAAGAATTTTTCACCTAGGAACTTTTCGAATTCTCTGATTAACTCTCTATCCCTCAAATTACCTAATAATAAATTTTTAATCTCCTTATATAAATTTAGTCCAGTAAAGACCTCAAAATTGGAATTATTTTTACTAAAATAATCGTTTATTGTACGTTCATGATATATATCTGATTCCTTACTTTCAAAATCCTCTTTGCTGAATCCACGTAGTCCTCTTAACGTTGGAATATAAACTCTGCTAAACTGAAATTTATTTGGCGTATTTTGAGGTATTTCTGAAGAAAAATCTTCGAGGAGTTCTATGTATTTATCACCCAATTGTTTTATTTCTTCGTTGATAATATCTGTATTGAGTGATGTGAAACCGCCTTTTGATGTAACACTTAAAGAACCCTGAATATTGTTTATTTCATTTAAAAAATCCTCAAAAGGGCGTATAAAGTCTTCCTTAGTCGTTAGAAATTCATTCTCGACTAATGATTGCTTTGATTTACTCAGAACTTCTCCATAATCTAAAATCCCTTTTGTAGTCATAATGCTCTCTAATTCTTCTTTAACTTCTCTTTTCAAATTACTTAGTTTCTCTAGATTTATGTTATTGGGTTTAAACATTATATCTTCAATAGAAACGATTCTCCGCATGAAATTACTTTTTCCAGAATTGTTACTTCCTACTAATATATTGACTTTCGATAAGTTACTAAATAAAAAGTCTTCACCAAACATATAATTTTCGAACTCTGGACTATCTAATAATAGAGATTCTACAAAATATGACATTATAATCACCAACCGATGTATTATTTTTTGTATGTAATGAAATGAATGATAATTAACAAAAAATAGCGCACAATAATGCGGGCTATTTTTTGTTTGAGTGATTAGTTTAATATCTAATATTGTAAGTATTTTTCGATTTCCTATTGAACAGAAGTCTATTTTAAGCTATCACACGCTATTCCATCAGTATCCCTATTTAGATCATGTGGATCAGAAGCGGGACCTCCAGCTGCCTCAAAGAATGCCTGAGCTGCAGCATGATTCCCGTTAAAATCACCACAATCACGGTCAGGACCAAAAGGATCAAACATTAAACCATTATTAGATGGTTCTTCAGGCTCTGACTGAGGTTCCGGTTCGGGCTCCGGCTCGGGTTCTGGTTCAGGAGCGGGCTCTTCTTTTTCTTCCTCGTAGTGATACCCGTGATCATGATCTTTGTGCGCGTATCCAGGAATAGACCAAACACCTGTACCTGAATCCATGGCTGGTTGTTGTGCTTCATGAAACTCATCAAGCATAGTGAGATCATTGTATAAGTATGCTGTTCGGGCTAGGCCTTTACTAAGAAGTTTCTCCTGAATTGTTTCTCCATCTATAAATACATAAGCGAGCAAGCGACCGTATTTATCTCTTTCTTCAGTTCCCACCTTTACTCTCACATCTTCTCCAGATAGAGTTTCTTCTACGAATTGTGATGCTTCAGGACCGAAGGGTTGAACTGGTTCGCTAGGGTGGACCGTTTCAGGAGTGTCTATAAGTAGTAAGCGGACATCTTCCGTTTTTCCATTCATATTAACTTCAATAGTGTCTCCATCTATGACTCGTGTGACTGTAGCGTTTGTGTCATTCTGCTTTTTCTCTTCTGCAGCAGCTTTAGCCTTAGCTTCTTCTTCAGCCTTTTCTTTTTCTGCTTGGGCTTTTTCCTCAGCTTCTTTGGTTCTTTCCTCTTCGTCTTTTTCTGATTCTTTACTAGAAGTATCTTCATTTGAATCGGTGTCAGTCATTACTTCTTCAGTAGTGTTTTCGGTTTCTTCACTGTTTTTAGAAGTATCATTGCTGTCACCAGACAGCGCATCTACGCTAGATCCAATTAATAAAAGATAAATTAAAACAGCAGTAACCATCTTCCATGCTTTCCCTGTTCTAAAGCCTACAACTTTTTGATGCCATTTCCTCCCTAAGATATGAATCTCAACATCGCTCTTATCTTTTGCTGTATTTAAAACTTTTTTACTGTCGTTAACAATTTTATAGGTTACTCCATTTAAAGTTAACAATGCAGTCATTGCCCTAAAATCTATGGAAGCTTTACTTACTTCTTTCCAATAGGTTTGTTTTAGTTTAATAATTTCATTGTTTTTGAATTGATAAACAAAAATCCCAGATTGAGTAATAGCAATATATTGGGAGGTCTCGTTTGTTTTATATAACTCCCCCTCAACCATGTATAGAAAATCATCATGTTTACTATCCAACAAAGCTTTTACTATATTTTTCTTAGATGAACCTTTCGCTTTAAAATCAGGTTTTTGAGGGATAGATTTTTCATCAGTATTACCAACCTGAGGAGTACTCTGTTTAGTTGTGTTTTGAGAATATATTTCATTATTTTTCTTGAAAGATGTAAATATTATTTCTTTAAGTGATTCTTCATCATCATCCAAATGGGCAAGTAAGCATCTGAAGCAGGAATATTCATCTAAGTAATGTTGGGGGAGTGATGGTCTAACTTGTTTCCAAGAGTAATTGAATTTTTCCTCCAACTCATTTTCATTTAAATCTAAAATTTCCGTTAGTTGAATTAAACGATAGCTTTGGGGAGTGGCAAAGATTTCTTTTGGTTCTTCTATAAAACCATTGTGTAGGCCACTGGTACTTATAATGAATTCTTGTAAGTGGTAGTTAAGTGAATCCTGATAATTTTCTTCTTTACGTAATTGGTTTGCCATATTTCTAATTACATTAGCCAACAATCCAAATTTATTCTCTTTGAGAAATCTTTCTTTCGCTTGGGTATATAACCCCCATGATATTTCACTGTTAGTAGGTTTAGTTAAGCTCCTATTCACAAAACGGATAGCACTAGCAGGATCATAAACACCATCCTTTGAAGAATTCTTGTGAGCAGGGATTATATAGTAATAATTATCAAGTAACTTCTCACCTTTGTCTGTTAACTTCAACGAAGTTTCAGTAATACGGAGTTGAATAGCACTTAAGGGAACATCCTCTATAATACGTTCAATTAGTTCGGCTTTTTTTCCAGAAACTTTAAGGTTATGATCTTTTAGAATCTCTTTTAATTGAGTTACTTTAAGAGAAGGAAGGGACTCATATATAGAGGCATGTTCTAGGTGTTTTTCTCTAATCAATTTTTCTGCCGACTGTTCCGCATCTATCCCATACATATACTTAAAATACCCGGGGAAAGTTGCATCAATGCTTTTCCCAGTAATCCAATCTAGTAAAATAACTTCACCAGGGAGTAAACCACTCTCTAAAGGTTTCTTATAAATAACATCGATCTCATAACGAAATTCATCGTCTGACAATTAAATCATCCTTTCTCTAATTTGTTTTTAAGGTATACGGGTGGTTAAATTATCCTTAGTGACATTGTTCACACAAATAATACAATATTTTCCGAAGTAGGTAAAAAGAAAGCACGTCGTATAGACGTGCTGTTCTATTTGTCTTGTTCCTCAAGTTCTTTAGATTTCTGAACTAAATATTGAAAATAGCTCTCTAACTCACGAATCTGCTCAGGACTCATTGATTTCCATTTTTCAATGTCAAAGAAAGACATATCGTCAATTTCATATTTATCTAATAGCCTGTTTATCTCTTGGATTGAGTCAAAATCTTTATTTTCATTAACTTCGTTATAGTGGTTGTCTGAGCGCCCCAATAAATAATCAGTAGTTACACCATAATAATCTGCTAACTTACTTAAAGTTTCATAATCAGGATTTCTATTTCCACGTTCATAGGCTGTATAAGCAGGGCGGGAAATACCTAATAAGTCTGCTAGCTCTTGTTGAGTTTTGTTTTTACTTTTTCTTAAAGAAATTAAACGGTTCTTTAACAATAGCAACTCACCTCACCTATTTAATATTTTACAGTAACAATGCGTTACATTTAAACAAAAGTAACGAAAAGAAACATTTTTTTACTTTGTCTGTTGACTATGTAACGAAATGAAACTATAATCATAAATGTAACGAAATGAAACGAAAATTAGTTAAGGTGGTGAGATAATATTGAGGAACTGGTTAAAGAAAATCAGGTTGAGTAAGAAAATGACTCAATATGATGTAGCTATGAATTCTGGAATACAGAGGTCATACTATACAATGATTGAATCAGGATCACGGACGCCAAGTGTAAACACCGCAAAACTAATTAGTAAAACACTTGGATTTGATTGGATTATTTTTTTTGAAGATAAATGTAACAAATCGAAACATAGATCTAAGGAGGTGATCTAAATGGCAAGGCGCACAATGACCGTTAATGATGCAGCTGAATATTTAGGAGTATGCACTGACACGATCTACACCATGGTCAAACAAAAACAAATCCCCCATTTCCGTTTGCGTCGTCGCATTCTGTTCTCTCAGGAAACGATCGATGCATGGATCAGGGAGCAGGAGACCAATCAAATAGAAGCAATGTAACTAAACTTTACCAATAACTAGGAACACATGACTAGATAAACCGTGGTACGAAAGGAGAAAGCAATGACCATTAAAGATGAATTGGTCAAAGCAAGACACCGACAAGACTTTAAACAGCTAGAACTAGCCTTTGAATCCAATTATTCAAGAGAAACCATATCAAAAGTTGAGACAGGGGATCGAAAATATCAACCCGAAATGAGGAGGCCTTTTGCTGAATCGGTAGATGATCCGGAATTTTTCTTTCATACCTGGGAGGATGCAGCAGGGCATGTACACATTCCGTACTTTGACGGTGATCACATTTATCAAGACCCCTTGGCCTTACATCACCTTGTTGATCAGGAAGCACAAGAAGCGATGGAGAAACTGGACCAAGTGAAATGGCATAAGCCACATTCTTCTCGTAGTGATGTAGAGAAAGAGGAAATAAAACGATTAATTTATGAGCTGCTGGATGCAGCTGCTTCTATGGTTAATCTTGTTGCTATCTTGTGTAGGGATTACGGGTTTTCTATGAAGGGTTTATTTAAAGATTGGATTATTACGTTGAAGGCGAGGCGCTATAAGAAATGAATAATCTAAACAATTACTTACCACAAGATGTTGGACAAGCAGCAAGGGAAACAAAATGCTTCTGGGATTTATCAGAGCAAGTGCAAAAAGCTTTTACTCAAGGTGATATTGATACAGCCGTGACCCGAACAGTTGACTTGCTGAACACACTTAACAACCTGAAATACCTAAGAACTCGGAAGGCCGAGCAGGAAGAGAAAGAATACACCAAACGCATGGCGCACTATCACAAGGTTGGCAAATTAGCGATCGAGCTAGAACAGCGAGGAATCACTTCAGCAGTCGTGAGGTGGGAAGATGCGGAACATTAATTGGTTAGATGTTACGTACATCCTTCTTTTTATAGCAAGCCTGGCATTTCTATACCACGCAATCATTTATGCAGGGGAGATATTGCTATGAAAAAAGCACATAAAAAAAGCTACCAGGGCTGCAACCCATAGTAGCACTCTTGAACTAACTCCTAATATACCATGTATGTTTGGTCGCAGACAAGGTACTTATGGAGGTGATCATTATGAAGTAATCAGCACATGTTTCCATTCTTCACACGACAGGCCTTATCCAGCCTGTCGTCATGGGTAGAAGGCGCCCTCCCATACCAGTGATTCATCTAGCCTTCTGCCTGTGACGATGCGCTGGCATCAATAATTTACAAATCTGAAGGAGGACAAGTACATGAAAAGTACAGGAATTGTTCGAAAGGTAGATGATTTGGGGCGAGTAGTTATCCCGATGGAACTACGGCGCACGTTAGAAATTAAGGAA
This region includes:
- a CDS encoding helix-turn-helix transcriptional regulator, which translates into the protein MLRNWLKKIRLSKKMTQYDVAMNSGIQRSYYTMIESGSRTPSVNTAKLISKTLGFDWIIFFEDKCNKSKHRSKEVI
- a CDS encoding helix-turn-helix domain-containing protein; protein product: MARRTMTVNDAAEYLGVCTDTIYTMVKQKQIPHFRLRRRILFSQETIDAWIREQETNQIEAM
- a CDS encoding ImmA/IrrE family metallo-endopeptidase; its protein translation is MNFPQFTTTALEDWVSQWYIKRNFLYPVDLKARKIAMQFEIFIHYKPLETRYTRFGRYKEIVLNSNLNKLIQREQFFHELCHAVRHVGKQTMMPEAFRELQERDAKHFTLYAALPYHMIRRYDIEDTDIIERWSHDFKVREKLCKERLDQIRRRYITAVNESCTANKKAYELC
- a CDS encoding helix-turn-helix domain-containing protein, whose product is MLKNRLISLRKSKNKTQQELADLLGISRPAYTAYERGNRNPDYETLSKLADYYGVTTDYLLGRSDNHYNEVNENKDFDSIQEINRLLDKYEIDDMSFFDIEKWKSMSPEQIRELESYFQYLVQKSKELEEQDK
- a CDS encoding radical SAM protein; translation: MTYNQSCNLSCDFCYVNFHHKKIQDKTYEIIKKAILLNFDVITFGGGDAFSKKSFRNSCILAKENNLFTQVDTNGIAIRLNDHDFIDKYVDLIGISLDSIGEEYNEFRKSKKLFTKVNSVLKTLDKNNINTKLKINTILTKQNKNAIYDIYNYLKSFNSIERWSIYQFFPLSAAKRKRETFEISNEGFDETLFFLNDEKPNFKIEKFKFSDRVSGYIFCDEEGILYTNSLEGNYIVICSIFDTEAEKKLLNLHELINPKTENRYS
- a CDS encoding helix-turn-helix domain-containing protein, producing the protein MTIKDELVKARHRQDFKQLELAFESNYSRETISKVETGDRKYQPEMRRPFAESVDDPEFFFHTWEDAAGHVHIPYFDGDHIYQDPLALHHLVDQEAQEAMEKLDQVKWHKPHSSRSDVEKEEIKRLIYELLDAAASMVNLVAILCRDYGFSMKGLFKDWIITLKARRYKK
- a CDS encoding thermonuclease family protein encodes the protein MSDDEFRYEIDVIYKKPLESGLLPGEVILLDWITGKSIDATFPGYFKYMYGIDAEQSAEKLIREKHLEHASIYESLPSLKVTQLKEILKDHNLKVSGKKAELIERIIEDVPLSAIQLRITETSLKLTDKGEKLLDNYYYIIPAHKNSSKDGVYDPASAIRFVNRSLTKPTNSEISWGLYTQAKERFLKENKFGLLANVIRNMANQLRKEENYQDSLNYHLQEFIISTSGLHNGFIEEPKEIFATPQSYRLIQLTEILDLNENELEEKFNYSWKQVRPSLPQHYLDEYSCFRCLLAHLDDDEESLKEIIFTSFKKNNEIYSQNTTKQSTPQVGNTDEKSIPQKPDFKAKGSSKKNIVKALLDSKHDDFLYMVEGELYKTNETSQYIAITQSGIFVYQFKNNEIIKLKQTYWKEVSKASIDFRAMTALLTLNGVTYKIVNDSKKVLNTAKDKSDVEIHILGRKWHQKVVGFRTGKAWKMVTAVLIYLLLIGSSVDALSGDSNDTSKNSEETENTTEEVMTDTDSNEDTSSKESEKDEEERTKEAEEKAQAEKEKAEEEAKAKAAAEEKKQNDTNATVTRVIDGDTIEVNMNGKTEDVRLLLIDTPETVHPSEPVQPFGPEASQFVEETLSGEDVRVKVGTEERDKYGRLLAYVFIDGETIQEKLLSKGLARTAYLYNDLTMLDEFHEAQQPAMDSGTGVWSIPGYAHKDHDHGYHYEEEKEEPAPEPEPEPEPEPEPQSEPEEPSNNGLMFDPFGPDRDCGDFNGNHAAAQAFFEAAGGPASDPHDLNRDTDGIACDSLK
- a CDS encoding AAA family ATPase, producing MSYFVESLLLDSPEFENYMFGEDFLFSNLSKVNILVGSNNSGKSNFMRRIVSIEDIMFKPNNINLEKLSNLKREVKEELESIMTTKGILDYGEVLSKSKQSLVENEFLTTKEDFIRPFEDFLNEINNIQGSLSVTSKGGFTSLNTDIINEEIKQLGDKYIELLEDFSSEIPQNTPNKFQFSRVYIPTLRGLRGFSKEDFESKESDIYHERTINDYFSKNNSNFEVFTGLNLYKEIKNLLLGNLRDRELIREFEKFLGEKFFSGENISLIPSIHSDVVNVKIGTENERPIYDLGDGIQSIIIMTFPLFKYKDENLLLFIEEPEMFLHPGMQRTLLETFMSNELAPHQYFLTTHSNHFLDLTLDIDQISIYTFNKELKDDGSNEKTPKFNVVNVNNEETSTLEMLGVKDSSVFLSNCTIWVEGITDRYYIRHFLKLYQMHLFQGDISKYYREDQHYSFIEYSGGNITHWSFLDEDDTPKEKAFKSISFKEITKKIFLITDQDGEGKNERQAKLNEALGDDYFCLSCREIENLITKDILLKVVADYEGKSPEGLDFKTDFSYADYKNAYLGSFIENNLEDKQRKGKYNSSSGTVSDKLNFCKKVVHHTNTFEDLSDESKELCQRIYSFIESNN